From the candidate division WOR-3 bacterium genome, one window contains:
- a CDS encoding NAD(P)/FAD-dependent oxidoreductase, translated as MEYDVLIVGAGPAGATTGWHIARENFRVLMVDKKKEVGVPVQCAEYIPALLSKEITIPSDAIANEIKGLKIYFPDNRSYAFSAPGYILNRAIFDKYLTLNAVKAGARLWLKTKFLGIENDKILLSQNGRMIEIKAKIIIGADGPNSRVSRFINRRYKDYVVAYQQELPLIEKMEHTEVYFDEKFFGGYAWLFPKKQSANVGLGVRIGYKIKVKELFIQFIERLVKDKKVLNTPLKTVTGLIPVGGPVQTIKNNILLVGDAAGQTHPITGAGISQAVLCAKFAADAVKKTLQKNDLNLLNIYGKEWQNIYLEELNRAIKKRELMEKNWNRITDILKECWVSFPEYYG; from the coding sequence ATGGAATATGATGTCCTAATTGTTGGTGCTGGACCCGCGGGAGCAACAACAGGTTGGCATATTGCCCGCGAAAATTTTAGAGTCCTAATGGTTGATAAAAAGAAAGAAGTTGGAGTTCCGGTTCAATGTGCAGAATATATTCCTGCCCTTCTTTCAAAAGAAATAACGATCCCAAGTGATGCAATTGCAAATGAAATAAAGGGATTGAAGATATATTTCCCGGATAATCGTTCATATGCGTTTTCTGCCCCGGGTTATATTCTGAATCGTGCAATTTTTGATAAATATTTAACATTGAATGCAGTTAAAGCCGGTGCTCGTTTATGGCTAAAAACAAAATTCCTTGGAATTGAAAACGATAAAATTCTGCTTTCCCAGAATGGTAGAATGATAGAAATAAAAGCCAAAATCATTATCGGTGCCGATGGTCCAAATTCCCGGGTAAGTCGTTTTATAAACAGACGCTATAAAGATTATGTCGTTGCCTATCAACAAGAATTACCGTTAATTGAAAAAATGGAACATACCGAAGTTTATTTTGATGAAAAATTTTTCGGTGGTTATGCCTGGTTATTTCCCAAAAAACAAAGTGCTAATGTTGGATTGGGTGTGAGAATTGGTTATAAAATAAAAGTTAAGGAATTATTTATTCAATTTATTGAAAGACTTGTAAAAGATAAAAAAGTTCTTAATACACCTTTAAAAACTGTCACTGGTTTGATCCCTGTAGGTGGGCCGGTTCAAACCATAAAAAATAATATCTTACTCGTTGGCGATGCCGCAGGACAGACCCATCCAATCACCGGGGCGGGCATTTCTCAAGCAGTATTATGTGCGAAATTTGCTGCGGACGCAGTTAAAAAAACACTGCAAAAAAATGATTTGAATTTACTAAATATTTATGGAAAGGAATGGCAGAATATCTATCTTGAAGAATTGAATCGAGCAATAAAAAAGAGGGAGTTAATGGAAAAGAACTGGAACAGAATAACAGATATTTTAAAAGAATGCTGGGTGTCATTCCCTGAATACTATGGATGA
- a CDS encoding radical SAM protein — protein MDDLKNLAKKAREISYSHHGKKITFYIPGMFHYNGIKGNFPGVSLTGKSCGLNCAHCQGRLLESMLPVESANQLLDLGEMLYKNNAVGFLLSGGFDSNHTIPLIDYIPAIKKIKERTGLKITLHCGILDQKTCIMLKEAGIDQALIDVIGDDDTIKNVYRTEKKVDDIIDTIKNLLNAQIPVIPHIVVGLNYGKISGEHRALEIIKDFPISTLVFVSLMPVPDTPMENIKTPTAEEIARLVINARFKMPKLIIALGCARKRGYKDIDLWAIECGVNRIALPADEAVAKAKEYNLFIEWQKTCCSL, from the coding sequence ATGGATGATTTAAAAAATCTTGCAAAAAAGGCAAGAGAGATATCATATTCTCACCACGGGAAGAAAATTACATTCTATATACCAGGAATGTTTCACTATAATGGTATTAAAGGAAATTTCCCGGGTGTATCACTCACCGGGAAATCCTGTGGACTGAATTGTGCCCATTGTCAGGGCAGACTCTTAGAATCTATGTTACCAGTTGAAAGTGCAAATCAACTTTTAGACTTAGGAGAAATGCTTTACAAAAATAATGCCGTTGGTTTCCTCTTAAGCGGAGGTTTTGATTCAAATCATACAATTCCTTTGATAGACTATATCCCAGCAATTAAAAAAATTAAGGAAAGAACTGGTTTAAAAATCACGCTCCACTGTGGTATTCTGGACCAGAAGACCTGTATTATGCTTAAAGAAGCAGGCATAGACCAAGCCCTTATTGATGTAATAGGCGATGATGATACAATAAAAAATGTATACAGAACAGAGAAAAAGGTTGATGATATAATAGATACAATAAAGAACCTGTTAAATGCCCAAATCCCTGTCATACCCCATATCGTTGTTGGATTAAATTATGGGAAAATTTCCGGTGAACACCGGGCACTTGAGATAATAAAAGATTTTCCCATTAGTACTCTCGTCTTTGTCAGCCTTATGCCTGTTCCCGATACCCCGATGGAAAATATAAAAACTCCGACTGCGGAAGAAATTGCACGATTGGTGATCAATGCCCGTTTTAAAATGCCCAAACTTATCATTGCACTGGGATGTGCCCGAAAAAGGGGATATAAAGATATTGACCTATGGGCAATTGAATGTGGTGTGAATCGCATTGCCCTGCCCGCGGACGAAGCGGTAGCAAAGGCAAAGGAATATAATCTTTTTATTGAATGGCAGAAAACCTGCTGTTCGTTATAG
- a CDS encoding radical SAM protein — MKMESPDYIRISQAAAMVLGFKSGLFYRNAKSPCINILLTYENGCAGNCAYCGLSMKRPGEYREKSFIRVEWNNYPISEVIQRIKNKNDYIRRICISMITNRRAVNDTKKIIQMLHNEVPYPISVLAAPTILSQEDFLEMKKLGADRLGIAVDACTPRLFEQFRGKGVKGPHKWETYWSALQQAVSAFGRGYVGVHLIVGLGETEKEMVETIQKAQDSGIETHLFSFFPESDSILAHQNPPNIGTYRRIQLARYLINKNVCTIKEFEFDEKGRITKFNIPEPELEKHINSGKPFMTSGCPGEDGEVACNRPYSDSLPGDDIRNFPFLPDPNDIAKIKKELKIYV, encoded by the coding sequence ATGAAAATGGAAAGTCCTGATTATATCCGAATCAGTCAGGCCGCCGCAATGGTTCTGGGTTTTAAAAGTGGTTTGTTTTACCGAAATGCAAAATCACCCTGTATTAATATCCTGCTCACCTATGAAAACGGTTGTGCAGGCAATTGCGCGTATTGTGGATTATCAATGAAAAGGCCTGGTGAATACAGAGAGAAAAGTTTCATAAGGGTTGAATGGAATAATTATCCAATCAGTGAAGTCATACAAAGAATTAAAAATAAGAATGACTACATCAGACGCATCTGTATCTCAATGATTACAAATCGCCGTGCGGTAAATGATACAAAAAAGATTATACAGATGCTCCATAACGAAGTTCCATATCCAATTTCAGTCCTTGCTGCACCAACCATTCTCAGCCAAGAAGATTTCTTGGAAATGAAAAAACTTGGTGCTGACCGACTGGGAATAGCAGTTGATGCCTGCACCCCAAGATTGTTTGAGCAATTTCGTGGCAAAGGTGTAAAGGGACCGCATAAGTGGGAAACCTACTGGTCAGCACTTCAGCAGGCGGTTTCGGCATTTGGCAGGGGTTATGTTGGTGTCCATCTCATCGTTGGACTTGGTGAAACTGAAAAAGAAATGGTAGAAACGATTCAAAAAGCGCAAGATAGTGGTATTGAAACCCATCTATTCAGTTTTTTCCCTGAATCAGACTCAATACTTGCCCATCAAAATCCACCCAACATCGGAACCTACCGCAGGATTCAACTTGCGCGGTATTTAATAAATAAAAATGTTTGCACAATAAAAGAATTTGAATTTGATGAGAAAGGTAGAATTACAAAATTCAATATCCCTGAACCTGAACTTGAAAAACACATAAACTCAGGGAAACCTTTTATGACAAGTGGTTGCCCTGGTGAAGATGGCGAAGTCGCTTGCAACCGCCCCTATTCTGATTCACTACCAGGTGACGATATAAGAAATTTTCCATTCTTGCCTGACCCGAATGATATTGCAAAAATAAAAAAGGAACTGAAGATATATGTATAA
- a CDS encoding FAD-binding oxidoreductase, with product MYNKINEKIIDKLLSILGKENVILEKEALENYAHDETPLYQSMPEVVVKPVNKKQISEIMVIANENQIPVTPRGGGTSLSAGAVPIHNGIVLSLERMNHIKEVDEKNLMAIVEPGIITGIMEKELARYNLFFPPDPVSLDSCTIGGNIAECAGGPRAMKYGVTKNYITGLEIVLADGEIIRLGGKLLKNVTGYDMLSLFIGSEGTLGIVTEATIKALVIPEIIVDLYIPFKTVSDASNFSIEVLNSGLTPTAIELMEGEVVRMVEKYLQRRVPYSEANGHTIVEIDGNDKEYLRKIWEKIGDIALKFNAMDVLVAETLQDRERVWEIRKKIGDSLKSQTKIIAREDLVVPRDKIPELIYQLKECVKNFGCELYAFGHLGDGNMHTDVGCIEEKDKKLNGKDWIAEMRKKMYEFTIQLGGTITAEHGVGLSKIPYLALALDKKTIELMLQIKKEFDPKNILNPGKIFPNILGNLGV from the coding sequence ATGTATAACAAAATAAACGAAAAAATCATAGATAAACTTCTCTCAATTCTTGGCAAGGAAAATGTTATATTAGAAAAAGAAGCACTGGAAAACTATGCCCATGATGAAACACCGCTTTATCAATCAATGCCCGAAGTTGTAGTAAAACCGGTGAATAAAAAACAAATTTCAGAAATAATGGTGATTGCAAATGAAAATCAAATACCGGTAACCCCGCGGGGTGGTGGGACAAGTCTTTCCGCAGGTGCCGTCCCAATCCACAATGGTATTGTCCTATCGCTCGAAAGGATGAATCATATCAAAGAGGTTGATGAAAAAAATCTGATGGCAATTGTAGAACCGGGTATCATAACCGGAATAATGGAAAAAGAACTTGCTCGGTATAATCTTTTCTTTCCCCCTGACCCAGTAAGCCTTGATTCCTGTACTATTGGGGGGAACATTGCGGAATGTGCAGGTGGACCAAGGGCGATGAAATATGGCGTTACAAAAAACTATATAACGGGTTTAGAAATAGTACTCGCGGATGGTGAAATTATCAGATTGGGTGGCAAATTGCTCAAAAATGTGACTGGTTATGATATGCTCAGTTTGTTTATTGGCTCAGAAGGCACGCTCGGAATTGTCACTGAAGCAACCATAAAAGCACTGGTGATTCCTGAAATAATCGTTGACCTTTATATCCCATTTAAAACCGTCTCTGATGCCTCGAATTTTTCTATTGAAGTTCTGAATAGCGGTTTAACTCCCACCGCGATTGAACTTATGGAAGGCGAAGTTGTAAGAATGGTTGAAAAATATCTACAGAGAAGGGTTCCATATAGTGAAGCAAATGGACACACAATCGTAGAAATAGACGGTAATGATAAAGAATATTTGAGAAAAATCTGGGAAAAAATTGGGGATATTGCATTAAAATTCAATGCCATGGATGTGCTTGTAGCCGAAACTCTCCAGGATCGGGAGCGGGTATGGGAAATAAGAAAGAAGATCGGCGATTCCCTAAAATCACAAACAAAAATAATAGCCCGAGAAGATTTGGTAGTTCCCAGGGATAAAATACCTGAATTAATATATCAATTAAAGGAATGTGTGAAAAATTTTGGTTGTGAACTCTATGCATTCGGACATCTCGGCGACGGGAATATGCATACCGATGTTGGATGCATAGAAGAGAAGGATAAAAAATTGAATGGCAAAGATTGGATTGCCGAGATGCGTAAAAAAATGTATGAGTTCACAATCCAACTCGGTGGAACGATAACCGCCGAGCACGGCGTGGGTTTATCAAAAATTCCCTACCTTGCCCTTGCCCTTGATAAGAAAACGATTGAATTGATGTTGCAAATAAAAAAAGAATTCGACCCCAAGAACATTCTCAACCCGGGCAAAATATTTCCAAATATTTTAGGTAATTTAGGTGTTTAG
- a CDS encoding anaerobic ribonucleoside-triphosphate reductase activating protein, with protein sequence MIRAFIETSLIDWDGKITSVLFFDRCNFRCPFCQNWRLIINPKKYPEYNIDEILKKILHKKNWIDGIVLTGGEPLIFFDDIIGIARKIKKNNLLIKLDTNGSLPEQLERLIKLNLIDYVAMDIKAPFDQTYFIATGKNPKTNPKLIEKVKRTIKILMDLNIDYEFRTTCVPGLIDEKAIIKIGEEIKGAKRWALQRFIPFNAYKKEYRSKTFDDQQLNEFLSIARSIVPDSKLR encoded by the coding sequence ATGATTCGTGCCTTCATTGAAACCTCTCTAATTGACTGGGATGGAAAGATAACCTCAGTGCTCTTTTTTGATCGGTGTAATTTTCGTTGTCCCTTCTGTCAAAACTGGCGTTTGATAATCAATCCCAAAAAATATCCAGAGTATAATATTGATGAAATTTTAAAAAAAATTTTGCATAAAAAAAACTGGATTGATGGCATCGTCCTCACCGGTGGTGAACCTCTAATATTTTTTGACGATATAATTGGAATAGCAAGAAAGATTAAAAAAAATAACCTGTTAATAAAACTTGATACCAACGGTTCATTGCCGGAACAATTAGAGCGTTTGATAAAATTAAACTTAATTGATTATGTCGCAATGGATATCAAGGCACCGTTTGACCAAACATACTTTATCGCCACCGGCAAGAACCCAAAAACAAACCCCAAACTTATTGAGAAGGTCAAAAGAACGATAAAAATCCTTATGGATTTAAATATTGATTATGAATTCAGAACGACCTGTGTGCCAGGATTGATTGATGAAAAGGCAATAATAAAAATAGGAGAAGAAATAAAAGGGGCAAAGAGATGGGCTCTACAAAGATTTATACCTTTCAATGCCTATAAAAAAGAATATCGTAGCAAGACCTTTGATGATCAACAATTAAATGAATTCCTTAGCATTGCACGATCCATAGTCCCTGATTCAAAACTTAGATAG